The window taattaactctaggatctcgtgcctgttgagttaatctcgtgcctgttgagtcaatctcgtgcctattgagacaatctcgtgcctgttgagtcagtctcgtgcctgttgagacaatctcgtgcctgttgagacaatctcgtgcctgttatgtgctatttcataatgatcagttcCGAGACTAACAGACACGGTACGAGTAAGGTCGGTCCCGGGAGTGTTTCACATGACAGGCACGGAACTTCTTTCTTCCGATGTGGgaagaatccaatttccaacttgtcaataacaaactatcttacagAGTATACCACTGAGCACAACAAGGTCTTTCTCAGAAAGGCCTTTATCCGAGAACTTAGCTTTTAATACCTGAATGGAATCGCTGACGTCCGGCATATTTTCTGCTAATGATAAATTTGATATCACTCCATCTCTTCTTCCTGTTTCCACCTCATATGAAGGTCCATTTGCCTGTTGCCACCACATATGTTAGTATAAAAAAATGTAGAAAAGCTACAAATTTAATTTGTTCAATAGTGTAGTTAATGAACTGAAACATAACTGATGAGACAgttcaattaaaaaaataatttaccaAAACAACAGCATCCCTAGCAGCCAAAGCAACAATATCAGCGCAAGACACAACACCAGGACACATTGCTTCTACTTGTGCTTTGGCTCTTTCCATCACTTCAAAACCTCCTACCCCTTGATGTCCAAATGCATGCCTCTCTGCATTTTCTCCATTATCTATCAATATTGATCCATCACACCCCTgttcatcatcaacaataacaatagtTTCACAACTTTCGTCTCGGATCACTTACACATATGTAAAAAGAATTCTGTTTATTATGAACCTACTGACTCTAAATTCTGAATTCGCTAGAATTTATTAGAAATGATGACCTGAACAAAACAATCATGGAAATGAAGCCTAAGCAAGACAGGAGCAATATTTTGGTTGGAGGCAGCAACTTCACGGACAACAGCACTAACAACGGGCTCAACATTAGGACATGTGCTTTCATAAAAACCAACTCTTAGTTGGCCTTGTGAGATCCCTGCTAGATAGCTAAAAATTACAATGAAAAATACAAGTACCATTGTGTAAAAAGTATTTTATTGGGTAATTGTAGTGAATtcttggaaataaaaaaaaaaaaaaaaaacaaagaatcaAGTAAAAGGTGGTCAGAATGTAGGAAGCAGGAGAGTAATATGATTCAAGAAATGGTAGTACCAAAAAAGGGAAGAGATGAAGAGAAAATGGAGGAGGTGATGTTTGTGTAATGTACCCATCCACTATATTTCTACataaaaatttctttattttatacTCCCTCTTACCACACTTAAGTGAATTAAGAGATGGCAATGTGTCAAGCGCCAAGTTGCATGATTTTGGGggtttccttttctttcttgaaTTTTCTTCTACTTCATCCTATTTTTTTCATAATTGATATTCATTAATTTTAAAGATGGTACTCCCTTCGATTCATTTTACATAACGGTCCGAAAACTATTCACAGAAATTATAGTCTTATATATATCATGATATTTCCATAACTATAAGAGCATATTATTAAGTAAAGTGATATGAATTTAAAGTATAAAATTGTATCTTTTTAAAAACCGATTAATAAGAAAAAATGTGACGGAACAAatgaaatattaaaaaatttGTTATTATTGTAATTGAGTTAGCTGTAAACATAGAAGGAGTGCCAAAATAGATGAATAATACAACTGTCAGTAGAGGGATTCACGTGTAGATACAGAACATATAGATTTTTgggtttttggatttttatgggaTGGATGAAGGCAAGCCATTTAAGTTTCTTTGTATTGTTTAGTGTCCCCATGAAGCCATTTAGGTTTCTCGTCCTAAGTTCCCCAAGCCAAAGGTC is drawn from Nicotiana tabacum cultivar K326 chromosome 22, ASM71507v2, whole genome shotgun sequence and contains these coding sequences:
- the LOC107768891 gene encoding peroxidase 43-like, with product MVLVFFIVIFSYLAGISQGQLRVGFYESTCPNVEPVVSAVVREVAASNQNIAPVLLRLHFHDCFVQGCDGSILIDNGENAERHAFGHQGVGGFEVMERAKAQVEAMCPGVVSCADIVALAARDAVVLANGPSYEVETGRRDGVISNLSLAENMPDVSDSIQVLKAKFSDKGLSEKDLVVLSAAHTIGTTACFFMTKRLYNFFPGGGSDPSINPSLLPELMATCPQNGNVNVRLPIDEGSSDAFDNQILQNIRSGFAVLRSDASLYEDAVTRSVVDSYFGMFSPFLGISFEADFANAMVKMGRIDVLTGFQGTIRRVCSAF